A single window of Candidatus Stygibacter australis DNA harbors:
- a CDS encoding C-GCAxxG-C-C family protein produces the protein MMNEAGLKARELGSDYYLKYGICSQCVIASVMEVMDIDLGELLKSAHFLAGGGCLMGDGNCGALAAGELVLGAFLGRTREEFELGKFKERLLPGKQLVEKFQQKYGGVSCNWFRQKFAGNEFDMWQDAHVDIYKKKMKESCAEITGTVAEWVVEIITDLE, from the coding sequence ATGATGAACGAAGCAGGATTAAAAGCCCGGGAACTTGGCAGTGATTATTATTTGAAATATGGGATATGTTCGCAGTGCGTGATCGCATCTGTAATGGAAGTGATGGATATAGATCTGGGAGAATTGCTGAAATCAGCACATTTTCTGGCTGGAGGCGGCTGTCTGATGGGAGATGGCAACTGTGGAGCCCTGGCAGCAGGAGAACTTGTATTGGGAGCTTTTCTGGGAAGGACACGGGAAGAATTTGAATTGGGTAAGTTTAAGGAACGTCTATTGCCTGGAAAGCAGCTTGTGGAGAAATTTCAGCAGAAATACGGTGGTGTAAGCTGTAATTGGTTCAGGCAGAAGTTTGCTGGAAACGAATTTGATATGTGGCAGGATGCTCATGTTGATATATATAAGAAAAAGATGAAAGAATCCTGTGCAGAGATAACCGGGACAGTAGCTGAATGGGTTGTGGAGATCATTACTGATCTGGAATAA
- a CDS encoding ABC transporter permease: MKKFADFIALRYLKGHGRFVLSFSNLLSLIGICLGVFSLLTVISVMNGFDSDIRQRITAFRSDVKISRTGGEPLSNYNELAKKVEQYDYISHATPIISNELLIQSQDGIYGGVCMGIDFESYSAGTNLKDRIMIGNPDSESLNDNGIILGFDLAMNLNVSVRDYIQLSAPVGTEATPFGLLPRSRRFKVVGIFSSGIPDYDLHYCYYSLGAGQYFSGSGDIVDMLEVRTENADRAWYYRKMLAKELGDEYRVEDWSDYEANLFNAIKMEKVLMILVLSLIIILAGFNMAGNLNRLVTEKKRDIGILQAFGVNGKVIRQIFISSSFYIGVSGILLGLGIAYAFLQSQMKWEFIKIPISGFPIQELPVDIRLADFIIIPILALVITLLSAMVPAARSREVSTIEIIRNRG; encoded by the coding sequence GGATTTGTTTGGGGGTTTTTTCGTTACTTACTGTGATCAGCGTAATGAATGGTTTTGATAGCGATATTCGGCAGCGGATAACCGCTTTCAGGAGCGATGTGAAAATCAGCCGAACCGGTGGAGAACCACTTTCAAACTATAATGAACTGGCAAAAAAAGTTGAACAATATGATTATATCAGTCATGCTACCCCAATCATCAGTAATGAACTTCTTATTCAGAGCCAGGATGGCATTTATGGTGGAGTGTGTATGGGTATAGATTTTGAGAGCTATTCAGCAGGGACGAATCTGAAAGACCGGATCATGATAGGCAATCCAGACAGCGAAAGCCTGAATGATAATGGGATAATATTAGGTTTTGATCTGGCAATGAACCTGAATGTATCAGTTCGAGACTATATTCAATTATCCGCGCCAGTAGGCACAGAGGCAACGCCTTTTGGTCTGCTTCCACGCAGTCGTCGATTCAAGGTGGTGGGGATCTTCAGTTCGGGAATACCGGATTATGATCTACATTACTGTTATTACAGTCTGGGAGCTGGACAATACTTTAGCGGGTCTGGAGATATAGTTGATATGCTTGAAGTGCGGACAGAGAATGCAGACAGGGCATGGTATTACCGCAAGATGCTGGCAAAGGAACTGGGAGATGAGTATCGGGTGGAAGACTGGAGTGATTATGAGGCAAACCTATTTAATGCCATCAAGATGGAGAAGGTTTTAATGATCCTGGTATTATCACTGATCATTATTCTGGCAGGATTTAATATGGCAGGAAATCTGAATCGCCTGGTAACAGAAAAGAAGCGCGATATTGGGATATTGCAGGCATTTGGAGTAAATGGCAAAGTGATCAGGCAAATATTTATTAGTTCCAGTTTTTATATTGGGGTTTCCGGAATATTGCTCGGACTTGGCATCGCTTATGCTTTTTTGCAATCTCAAATGAAATGGGAATTTATCAAGATCCCGATAAGTGGATTTCCGATCCAGGAATTGCCGGTTGATATCCGGCTGGCAGATTTCATTATTATCCCGATTCTGGCATTAGTCATCACGCTATTATCAGCCATGGTACCGGCGGCACGTAGCAGGGAAGTATCAACTATAGAAATAATCAGGAACAGGGGATAA